In Reinekea thalattae, a genomic segment contains:
- a CDS encoding ion transporter produces the protein MKPVRTNKFHILTTDAPEESFPQWKLRLNDIIFGAESKAGKAFDVFLIIAILISVLAVMLESVSNISPNYKRWLFFIEWSFTLAFTIEYVLRLLCVKHPLKYAFSFYGIVDLLSILPSYLSIVLPGANTFLVIRILRILRVFRILKLFSYMREAEQLAWAMRSSRRKILVFLYVVFTIVVVFGSIMYMIEGPENGFTSVPTGIYWAIVTLTTVGYGDITPATAFGQMIASATMITGYAIIAVPTGIYTAELTQAMRHKRDARGCLGCGKTGHEVDASYCRHCGTALAEDTKL, from the coding sequence GTTTCATATATTAACCACCGATGCACCGGAAGAAAGCTTTCCTCAGTGGAAGCTTAGGCTGAACGATATTATTTTTGGCGCTGAGTCTAAAGCCGGTAAAGCCTTCGATGTATTTTTAATTATCGCCATCCTAATCAGTGTTTTGGCGGTGATGCTAGAAAGCGTCAGCAATATTTCGCCCAACTATAAGCGCTGGTTATTTTTTATTGAGTGGAGTTTCACGCTCGCCTTTACCATCGAATACGTGCTGCGTTTGTTATGCGTTAAGCATCCGTTGAAATACGCCTTCAGTTTTTATGGCATTGTTGATCTGTTGTCTATTTTGCCTTCTTACTTGTCGATCGTTTTGCCTGGCGCGAACACCTTCTTAGTCATTCGTATTTTACGAATACTGCGTGTTTTTCGTATTTTAAAACTATTCAGCTACATGCGCGAAGCCGAGCAATTAGCGTGGGCAATGCGCTCCAGCCGACGAAAAATCTTAGTATTTTTGTACGTGGTGTTCACCATTGTGGTGGTGTTTGGTTCGATTATGTACATGATCGAAGGGCCAGAAAACGGCTTTACTTCGGTGCCCACCGGAATTTACTGGGCCATTGTTACGTTGACCACCGTAGGCTATGGCGACATTACGCCCGCCACGGCTTTTGGCCAAATGATCGCCTCGGCAACCATGATTACCGGTTACGCCATTATCGCCGTGCCTACTGGTATTTATACTGCAGAACTCACTCAAGCAATGCGCCATAAACGCGACGCACGTGGTTGCTTAGGTTGTGGCAAAACAGGCCATGAAGTGGATGCTAGCTATTGCCGTCATTGCGGCACTGCGCTTGCTGAAGATACAAAACTGTAG
- a CDS encoding TatD family hydrolase, protein MQQDVKPHSLIDSHCHLDAVEALTTNLDQAHSLGICQHIVPAITPAQWPKVMALQSPSIHIALGTHPWYVENPEQEQAELLRFLKESSSMLTESSSTAQRPVAIGEIGLDFYPAKQPRPSKEIQLESFSQQLAIAESHQLPVIVHAVKAHNEVIETLKKFPEIRGVIHAFNGSIEIAQQYLALGFCFGAGPLLLKSQKLTRVFAQLPLANILLETDAPYMKAATYSSEALSNPLLILTDVAEHLARAKDISTEQLAEQCRQNTQQLFRC, encoded by the coding sequence ATGCAGCAGGATGTTAAACCGCACTCATTGATTGACAGCCACTGTCATTTGGATGCTGTTGAAGCCCTGACTACGAATTTAGACCAAGCCCACAGTCTTGGCATTTGCCAACATATTGTGCCCGCAATAACACCGGCGCAATGGCCTAAAGTGATGGCGTTGCAATCGCCCAGTATTCACATCGCGCTCGGTACGCACCCTTGGTATGTTGAAAACCCTGAGCAAGAGCAAGCTGAGTTGTTGCGTTTCTTAAAAGAAAGTTCCAGCATGTTAACAGAAAGTTCAAGCACGGCTCAGCGGCCGGTTGCTATCGGTGAAATTGGTTTGGATTTTTACCCTGCCAAGCAGCCGAGGCCGTCAAAGGAAATACAGTTAGAAAGTTTTAGTCAGCAGTTGGCGATAGCGGAGTCTCATCAATTGCCGGTGATTGTGCATGCGGTTAAAGCACATAATGAAGTCATCGAAACGCTAAAAAAATTCCCCGAAATACGAGGAGTGATTCATGCCTTTAATGGCAGTATTGAAATTGCTCAGCAGTATTTAGCCTTGGGTTTTTGTTTCGGCGCCGGGCCGTTGTTATTGAAATCGCAAAAACTAACCCGAGTGTTTGCGCAGTTGCCGTTGGCGAATATTTTATTAGAAACCGACGCGCCCTATATGAAGGCTGCCACTTATTCGAGCGAGGCGCTGAGTAACCCGCTGTTGATATTGACTGATGTTGCCGAGCATTTGGCGCGAGCGAAAGATATTTCCACTGAACAATTAGCTGAGCAGTGTCGGCAAAATACCCAGCAACTGTTTCGGTGTTAA
- a CDS encoding divergent polysaccharide deacetylase family protein, with product MQAVKYRCYGLLLALLCCSASFVYASGSIVLVVDDIGNQRAVGRAAIDIPWVSTVAIMPGRPYTQELAEYAFEKNKEVIIHAPMSNMGDFPLGALGLDRRDGKAQLLANLKQSIETVPHAVGLSNHMGSRLTQDREAMQWVMAELKKSGFYYFDSLTISGSVAWQVAKESDIPWYRRQIFLDHYQTEEFIAAQWQKAVLRAQRGEVVTVICHPYKETLAFFQTLSPTAEELTMSQPLSAVLNYPAEKATPLPPVNQRNFPEEA from the coding sequence ATGCAAGCCGTTAAATACCGCTGTTATGGCTTACTGCTAGCGCTGCTGTGTTGCAGCGCTAGCTTTGTTTACGCCAGCGGTAGCATTGTGCTGGTGGTTGACGATATCGGCAATCAGCGCGCTGTTGGCCGCGCCGCTATAGATATTCCTTGGGTTTCTACCGTGGCGATTATGCCCGGTCGACCCTACACACAGGAACTCGCCGAGTACGCCTTCGAAAAAAATAAAGAAGTCATCATCCATGCGCCGATGTCCAATATGGGCGATTTTCCGCTGGGTGCGTTGGGTTTAGATCGCCGCGATGGCAAAGCTCAGCTATTGGCTAATTTAAAACAATCTATCGAAACCGTACCGCATGCTGTGGGTTTATCGAATCATATGGGCAGTCGCCTAACTCAAGATCGAGAAGCCATGCAGTGGGTGATGGCGGAATTAAAAAAATCCGGCTTTTATTATTTTGATAGCCTAACTATTTCCGGTTCGGTCGCTTGGCAAGTAGCGAAAGAGTCGGATATTCCGTGGTACCGACGACAAATCTTTTTAGACCATTATCAAACCGAAGAATTTATTGCCGCCCAATGGCAAAAGGCAGTTTTGCGCGCACAGCGTGGCGAAGTAGTTACCGTTATTTGTCATCCTTATAAAGAAACCTTAGCGTTTTTCCAAACCCTATCACCAACCGCTGAAGAGCTGACTATGTCGCAGCCATTGTCAGCGGTACTTAATTATCCCGCAGAAAAAGCAACTCCGTTGCCACCAGTAAATCAACGAAACTTTCCTGAAGAGGCGTAA
- a CDS encoding S41 family peptidase, producing the protein MRLIRNPLLAATTALVIGIAVGLTTAVEANNETRLPIDEVRLMSQVLERIKQSYVEEVTDEELIEAAIEGMLTGLDPHSDYLTPEDFADLRESTSGEFGGLGIEITLDETGFIRIVSPIDDTPAYKAGIQPGDLITQIDDTPVKGMTISDAVALMRGKPGTDIELTIVRQGENAPLKVEITRDIIKITSIRHRMLEPDFGYIRISSFQERTGNDFEKAIKALNDETENGLKGLVLDLRNNPGGVLQASVAVVDALISEGLIVYTEGRIPNSDSRFVARSSDPSNGVNLVVLINGGSASASEIVAGAIQDHKRGLILGTRSFGKGSVQTILPLSQDHALKLTTARYFTPSGRSIQAQGIVPDIVVRQGSLTQNEVDPFYKESDLSGALDNPNGDDKADTSAEDNAKTEAELAEDDYQLYQALTVLKGISILDASR; encoded by the coding sequence GGCGGCGACGACAGCGTTGGTCATTGGTATTGCCGTGGGTCTAACCACAGCGGTGGAAGCCAATAACGAAACGCGCTTACCCATTGATGAAGTTCGCCTGATGTCGCAAGTTCTTGAGCGCATCAAGCAAAGCTATGTCGAGGAAGTGACCGATGAAGAACTGATCGAAGCGGCTATTGAAGGCATGCTTACCGGTTTAGATCCTCACTCTGACTATCTGACACCAGAAGATTTTGCCGATTTACGTGAAAGTACCTCGGGTGAGTTTGGTGGCTTAGGTATCGAAATCACCTTGGACGAAACTGGCTTTATCCGCATTGTTTCTCCGATTGACGATACCCCAGCCTACAAAGCAGGTATTCAGCCTGGCGATCTCATTACTCAAATCGACGACACGCCGGTAAAAGGTATGACCATTAGCGATGCCGTTGCACTGATGCGCGGAAAGCCGGGTACCGATATTGAGCTGACGATTGTACGCCAAGGTGAAAATGCACCGCTGAAAGTCGAGATTACTCGCGACATCATTAAGATCACCAGCATTCGTCATCGTATGTTAGAGCCAGATTTCGGTTACATCCGTATTTCTTCTTTCCAAGAACGTACTGGTAACGATTTTGAAAAAGCCATTAAAGCGCTCAACGATGAGACTGAGAATGGCCTCAAAGGCTTGGTGTTAGATTTACGTAACAACCCAGGCGGCGTGTTGCAGGCTTCGGTCGCTGTAGTTGATGCGCTTATCAGCGAAGGTTTGATCGTTTATACCGAAGGTCGAATTCCAAATTCTGACAGCCGCTTTGTGGCTCGCAGTAGCGACCCAAGCAATGGTGTGAACCTTGTGGTGTTAATTAATGGTGGTTCTGCCTCGGCGTCAGAAATTGTTGCCGGTGCTATCCAAGATCACAAACGTGGCCTTATTTTAGGAACACGCTCCTTTGGTAAAGGCTCAGTGCAAACTATCTTACCGTTGAGCCAAGACCACGCATTAAAATTGACTACCGCGCGTTACTTTACGCCAAGCGGCCGCTCAATTCAGGCGCAAGGTATTGTGCCAGATATCGTGGTTCGTCAAGGTAGCCTGACGCAAAATGAAGTGGATCCTTTTTACAAAGAATCTGACTTAAGCGGCGCTTTGGATAACCCGAATGGCGACGACAAAGCCGATACCAGCGCAGAAGATAACGCAAAAACCGAGGCTGAATTAGCCGAAGATGATTACCAGCTTTATCAAGCATTGACGGTGCTAAAAGGAATTTCCATTTTAGATGCAAGCCGTTAA